Proteins from a genomic interval of Caulobacter rhizosphaerae:
- a CDS encoding glycoside hydrolase: MMLSRRGALGLLAGLAAAPRALAAPPAPAVSVTLRPALERAGPAFEGWGTALAWFANVTGGWPEAERRRLADLFYGPGGLGWTIGRYNIGGGARPGDPPHLRTGAAVPGFWRRPAGTAGQDWWRPEDESMWDWSADANQRWWLDAIKARVDQPILEAFSNSPPWFMTVSGKVSGAVKGTDDNLRPGLEPLFAAYLARVVDELQRRHGIAFRTLSPVNEPNTDYWFAANTQEGAHWSPARQAAMIVASADALRARGLKTVISAPDETNSHLFLADWEAYPDAARAAIGQLNVHSYGVVNQTGVRDVARASGIRLWMSENDTPLDKDPESLDGMNSPLAFAEHVVMDLKRLEPAAWVFWQAVEDLSTREGKPGSNWGLVKADLRGPPEGPHAIHVTAKYHAMAHFSRYIRPGYRLTPVDDLDTVGALSPDGAELVLVHVNGGIMPRDLVTPLTGWSSRMVVTDATRRLEPIAGTVAPPRSIVTLVLRRG; this comes from the coding sequence ATGATGTTGTCGCGACGTGGAGCCCTGGGCCTGCTGGCGGGACTGGCGGCGGCCCCTCGAGCCCTCGCCGCGCCGCCGGCTCCGGCGGTGAGCGTCACCCTGCGTCCGGCTCTGGAGCGCGCCGGCCCGGCCTTCGAAGGCTGGGGCACGGCCCTGGCCTGGTTCGCCAATGTCACCGGAGGCTGGCCCGAGGCGGAACGCCGGCGGCTGGCCGACCTGTTCTATGGTCCGGGCGGCCTGGGCTGGACGATCGGGCGCTACAATATCGGCGGCGGCGCCAGGCCCGGCGATCCGCCCCACCTGCGGACCGGCGCGGCGGTTCCGGGCTTCTGGCGCCGGCCGGCCGGGACCGCCGGCCAGGACTGGTGGCGTCCCGAGGACGAGTCGATGTGGGACTGGTCGGCCGACGCCAACCAGCGCTGGTGGCTCGACGCGATCAAGGCCAGGGTCGACCAGCCGATCCTGGAGGCCTTCTCCAACTCGCCGCCCTGGTTCATGACCGTCAGCGGCAAGGTGTCGGGGGCCGTGAAAGGCACGGACGACAATCTGCGCCCCGGCCTGGAGCCGCTGTTCGCCGCCTATCTGGCCCGCGTCGTCGACGAGCTGCAGCGGCGCCACGGGATCGCCTTCCGGACCCTGTCGCCGGTCAACGAGCCCAACACCGACTACTGGTTCGCCGCCAACACCCAGGAGGGCGCCCACTGGTCCCCCGCTCGCCAGGCCGCCATGATCGTGGCGTCGGCCGATGCCCTCCGGGCCCGGGGGCTGAAGACGGTGATCAGCGCGCCCGACGAAACCAACTCGCACCTGTTCCTGGCCGACTGGGAGGCCTATCCGGACGCGGCGCGCGCGGCGATCGGCCAGCTGAACGTGCACAGCTACGGCGTCGTCAACCAAACCGGCGTGCGCGACGTGGCCCGCGCCTCGGGGATTCGGCTGTGGATGTCGGAGAACGACACGCCGCTGGACAAGGACCCCGAGAGCCTGGACGGCATGAACTCGCCGCTGGCCTTCGCCGAACACGTGGTCATGGACCTCAAGCGGCTGGAGCCGGCGGCCTGGGTGTTCTGGCAGGCGGTCGAGGACCTGAGCACGCGCGAGGGCAAGCCCGGTTCGAACTGGGGCCTGGTCAAGGCCGACCTGCGCGGCCCTCCCGAGGGTCCGCACGCGATCCATGTCACGGCCAAGTACCACGCCATGGCGCACTTCAGCCGCTACATCCGGCCCGGCTATCGGCTGACGCCCGTCGACGACCTGGACACGGTCGGCGCCCTGTCTCCCGACGGGGCCGAGCTGGTCCTGGTGCATGTCAACGGCGGGATCATGCCGCGCGACCTGGTCACGCCCCTGACGGGCTGGTCGAGCCGGATGGTGGTCACCGACGCCACGCGCCGACTGGAGCCGATCGCCGGAACCGTCGCCCCGCCCCGCTCGATCGTCACCCTGGTCCTTCGACGCGGCTAG